In the genome of Pirellulales bacterium, the window GGACCAGCATCAATTGCCTCCCGAACTGGATCGTTGGCCCGACGATCCCTACGCGCTGTTGGGCGTCACCTGGACCGTGGCTCCGCGCGATCTCAAGCGGGCGTACACGCGGTTGATTCGGAGCTACAAGCCCGAGCAATTTCCGGAGCACTTTCGCCGGCTGCGCGAGGCCTACGAAATAGTCCTGCGGCACGTCGAATTTCGCCAGGCGACCGGGCAGGACGACGCGGCGGATGGCCAGATGGTCGTGCGCTTCGATACGCAGAGAACTCCGGTCGCTGACGCTTCCGGCTCGCCTGTACCGGCCGAATCGCGGCAGCCGCCCAGCGGCGGCGACGCGACATGGACGGAAACGCTCGAGGGCCTGTGGGAATTCGCTTGCAGCGGGCAGGAGTCCGTCGCCTACGAGCGTCTGCGGGCCTTGTTTGACAGGCATCCCGGGCATCCCGACTTGTGCTGCCGTCTCTACTGGTTGCTGGCGCTATCGCCGGAACTCGATCCCGCGCGGACGCCCGAAGACTGGTTGGCGGAAGGCATGATGTCGGGCGGCCTGGCCGGACCGCTCGGTGAGTTGTACCGGCGCGAGCTCGTGCTCAATCCGGACGAGGCAACTGGCGATCGCGCGACGCGGCTGCTGGACGCGCCGGCCAGTGCGGGTGTGCTGGCCAGCTTTGTCGAAGCACGCTGGCGTGCGGCCGCACTCACGGCGGATGCCAGTCCGACGGTGGCCGAGGATCTCCAGCGGCTTCGTCCGCGGATTGAGCGGGAAGACCACGACGTCTGGATCGGGCTATTGTTGACGGCGATCGAGCACTTGCTGTGGAGCGAAAATGTCGTGCTTCGCCAGATTGCGAATGAATTCAAGGCCGAAGTCGAGGAGGACATTCACTCGCACCGGCGGATGGATGCGGCGCTCGATCGTCTCGAGATGTCGAGCGAAATTGCCGCCGTCTGGCAGAAACCGGGGTTAAATCTCCCCGATGAGTTGGTGGCGGTGGTTCGGCAATCGCGCGTGCAAGAGTTCGCCGAACTGCGGCCACGCTTGGAAGCCTACTTTACGCAAGCGCTCGTCCGGCCCATCGTACTCTTCAAGCAGCTCGATGCCGTCGCCTCGCAGTCGAGCGTGGCGATTTCAGCCTTGCACGAGCCGCTGGCCTGGTGGCACTCGATGGTCGGGCCGATCTCCGACCAGCGGAGTGAAGAACAACTTTCGACGCTGGTTTGCGAATTCCTGAAACGATCGGATTTTTTCGACTACCGCGCGTTTCGACCCAAGCTGCTCGAATTCTGCCTGCACGAGTCGCTCACGGCCGAACAGTTCGAACAGTCGCTGTCGGGGTGCGGCTTGCTCGGGCTGGCCGATCTCGCCGCGGCGATTCACCGCGATCTCGCGCTACGCTTCGTGGCCCACGCATATCGAGTCTTTTGGGCCTAGCAGCGGTGATACTCAATCGGCTGCGCCGCCGCGATCGTGCGCTCATGGCGCCGAGGTCGCCGGATTCGTTTTGGCCTGCTGCTCCGGGGAGACTTCCACGGTGCTGCGCTGAAACTTTCCCACGCCGGCGCCCGTGTGCAGCCATTCGACCCGTGAGCCGGCGACGGGCATGCCCGACTGATAGTAGACCGGGCCGTACTTTTGATCGTTGGGGCAGTGCTCGCGCAAATAGCCGGCCGGATGACCGAAAATGTAGCGGGGGTGATAGAGCATGTGGCCGCGAATGCCAAAGCCGTAGCCCAGCAGCTTCGGGTATCGAGGAGGAAAATTG includes:
- a CDS encoding J domain-containing protein — translated: MDQHQLPPELDRWPDDPYALLGVTWTVAPRDLKRAYTRLIRSYKPEQFPEHFRRLREAYEIVLRHVEFRQATGQDDAADGQMVVRFDTQRTPVADASGSPVPAESRQPPSGGDATWTETLEGLWEFACSGQESVAYERLRALFDRHPGHPDLCCRLYWLLALSPELDPARTPEDWLAEGMMSGGLAGPLGELYRRELVLNPDEATGDRATRLLDAPASAGVLASFVEARWRAAALTADASPTVAEDLQRLRPRIEREDHDVWIGLLLTAIEHLLWSENVVLRQIANEFKAEVEEDIHSHRRMDAALDRLEMSSEIAAVWQKPGLNLPDELVAVVRQSRVQEFAELRPRLEAYFTQALVRPIVLFKQLDAVASQSSVAISALHEPLAWWHSMVGPISDQRSEEQLSTLVCEFLKRSDFFDYRAFRPKLLEFCLHESLTAEQFEQSLSGCGLLGLADLAAAIHRDLALRFVAHAYRVFWA